The nucleotide sequence GGAgcggagagagagagagaggaaGAGAGCAACCAATTGCCAAAGGTGGGTGATATAATATTCGGGAAGGGGGATTGGAAGGGAAGTGGAAGGACCAAGAACGTGTTCCAGAATGCTTCCATTTGTGTGACTGGGAAGTCTTATCCTCAATTGCATATTTGTATGGCAGGCACTTATCGCTTCCGCttgcgtgtgtgtgcgtgtgagAGAGAGTGGGGCCAAGGGGGCGCGCTATTTGTTGATAAGAGAGGAACGAGAGAGAAAAAGAGAGAGAGCGGCCAGCGCCAACGCAGCAAAACAGCGGAAATCCTTAAACAAAAACTTGCCAATTACAATTACTAGCTCTTTGTCTCTATCTCTATCTATAGCTATTcgattatattattttatattgtATTATATCTCTCTTCTTGGCATCCCATTCTAGTGCGCGTATTTTTAGTCGCAGCACATTGCTCAATTCGCCAGCCGCTATTTGTAGCTGTGTCGTCCATTTGTTCATTCATTGGGCTCTTTTTCCAATTTCAGTGGGTGGCATTTAACAATAATCCCTCCATGCGTTGTCCACGTCCACATTACCGTACGCTCggtacacagagagaaaaatgTGAAGGGGTATGGTGATCTTATAGGAACCTAATTGCACCTAAATAGCTTTTGAGctaaaaatattcaaattctttattaaatttaaaatcctcattattattatcattaatatgattaaagttaaatgttgtCATATTAGAACTAAAgtaatttgaaaatatttttcaagttTGTAGAACTGCGGTGGGGTTGAACCCCTTCGCACGTATGTAAATGCTCTTCTATTATGTCatagaatttttcaaaaagggAACTATTTCAACTAAATTTAACATTATTTACAtatcaaataaatataacaaatattttgaaatggTATAAATCACTTTGAAGCAAATACTTTTCCATTTTGAAagtattaaaaatgaaattattatttttagaaattaaaatttgtttgtaaAGTACCTCAACTAATTTAAGAAAGCTGAAACTGGGTTGAAACCGGTCTATTAACGTTATAAAAACTAAGTCATAacttaaaaaattattgaaaatataAACCTCTCTCCCATTTCTCTCGGTGCACGACAATGCCAGGCGGTACAAGCACCTGTGTTTATTTATGGTCCGCTGCCGTAATCGACTGCAGTCGCCGCCCCCCTCTCTCTTTCGCCACCAGCAACTTTGGGGTAGGGCACCTGAACTAGTTTCGAACTCAAAGCGTCGGAGCTCGGCCTTTTCAGCTTTTTCGCTGTTTCGCATTTGCCATTTTCCCGCAGTTCGCAACATCAGCGACATTTGTCACAGTTCCTATTGAGAACATTTGAGTTTATTCAAAGTTTACTTGCCGAACTTGACTGGATGCTGTTTGAATTAAACACCAAACACCTCGTTGTTTATCATTCGCAGCTCCATTAATTCGATCCCGATCGCTGCTGTGTTGCTCGAAATTTGCGAATTTTCAGCGACAGCTGTCCCAATATTCAATATTGGCCACATGGCGTGCAAATATTGAACTCTGCAGCTCAAACACATATGGCGCGATCAATGCCGAAATGTGTCACTTtcagctaaaaacaatttgaCTAGTGACCCCTTAGTTcaagaaatttatataaaatattttgggTTTACCCcaaacataaatttaaatttttataaaaaaatatttcaaactaATCTAATGAAAAAATTATTGCTATTCTAGAAAGAGTGATGACAAATGAGTGGACTACTTATTGGCTAATCTTTCAGCGACATAGTACACAAATCCACCCAcaataaaactttttaaacCACTATTGATAATGGAAAcccaatatatatatatatatagcttATCATTTCGTACAAACAACCTACTAGAACTTCCCACATAAACCCATATATTCGATGTTCCAGCAATATGGCTAGCAAAATAATAGTCCCAGTCTTATCTTTAGTATAAACAAATGACCCAGCATTTCCGCCAGGCCCGCTTTAATCTGTACAACATACAAAACTTCTATAAATACAAAAAGCTCGCAGAACTTGCCACAAAAAATTCGAAACACTTTTGGCCTCAACCTAATCGCCAGTTTACGAGTAACAAATGGTGATAATGAAAAAGTGTACACATTGAGGGCTTATCTTTCggtgaaaatgtataaataaatgGGCGACACACAACACTGGCTAAAATCAATGATTGCGATTGCCTCTGTCGATGTTCATCTAATGGAAATTTAATTACCCAGCCAGCGAGGCATTTTCCTATTTCAATCCCAATTGCGATCCCAAAGCCCGCCCCTCGATGGGTGGTTTCGACAAGGTCGCCTGACAAATCGAAGTACAGCAGATTTGTCGCCGATAAATTGACTTTATGGTTGGTCGGACATCCCAGCGACATGCCATATGTACTATAAACGATTTCATTATGACTTGTACGTCGTCGTTGctaataatatttctttgtttttatgtAAGTTTCTGTGTGTTTTTATTGGCTTGATTACTTATGGATAAACATTGTCAATAAATTTGCACGTGCCTCGAAGAGTCAGCGCCTTCGCCTTACTTTATTGTTTATTCTAAGCGTGAATACAATTCTGAATCGTAATTCTTCACCTTGGTTCAGTGAACCGTGATTTTTTGCAATTTCTTATCATCCAGTAACACGCTGCATTGATAAGGCACTGAAAATTGAAAAAGCTATGAGAGTAAAAGTGTGTGTTTCACTTTGAAATATCTGTAATCTCATTATAATAGAGGTAAGCGTGGCTGTAAAGCAAAACGTAGGTGGACACCTACGTAATAAAGTTGCACTAGTCCGGAATGGGAATATGGAAATGCCGCAATTTGCTCAATTGTCACGTTCTGCTCCAAGCTGTTAAGAACGAAGTCATTATTCGCCATTCGCGTTGAGTGACTCAATTTACACAGCCTAACCCCACTTAATAATGCTCCCCAGGAAACCCACCCAGGCCATCGGATCCATTGGATCCATGTCTTCGGCCCTTCTCGACCACGTGTCCAGTTTTTATTGGGTTGTGTCGATTGGGTTGCGCTGAGAAGGGCTAATTTTCGAGATTGCGACAGACTTTGGGTTGAGCCGAGCCGAGCCAAACGCTCATTTTACAGTACAGTGCGTCACACGGCCTAACAATTGTATAAATGTTTCTAATAATAGTCACAAGAGTCTTAATAATAGGCTTCCCAGAAATTTAGATCAGCTCTGGAAGCTGTACTTGTTTGAACAATTAACCCTGCTGAATTGAATAATCTTAGTTAACTGAAAGTATTAAGTAACACGAGCTCTATGAATGTTGTAGAACGGTTGTCATGGTATTTGCACTATAGTGAAGTTTCTTTACAATAGAAAACAAATGTTGGATATGTTTCTGTCTAAGCTATTGTTCACGGAATGGAAAATTTTTACCTGAAATGAAGAACATAAAAACTAGAAGGTTACCTCGTTTTTAGGAGAACATAAATCGGGTTTGTagtttattatttgctttagcCATAGAGTATTAGTATTACATTTTTTGATACGCTTATCTATATATACGTTTAGTTCAAGTTATGGAGAAAAATTCCCAATTGGCTTCGGaatggaattttttttaacgCATTCGAgttgaataataataatatgccTAATTGGGGAAATCTTATAAAACTAGTTAATATTCTTATTATTCATATTTGTAGGAAATCTTTTTTAACAactaaattaataatattcccTTCTTTTTCCAGATTAGTAACTTAgagtaaatcgatttttagaTCGACGGATCACAAAGAGTATCACAAATTACCATTGTATAATGACATCTAGGTATGTTACACTTGTTAGACCCCTAATGATATATTTCGCTCATATATTATAAATCCTTTGCAGACTTGACCGACTGTTCATCCTACTCGAGACCGGCTCCACAGCGGCCACTCGCCAGGCGGCCGCCAAGCAGATAGGCGAGGTCCAGAAGCTATATCCACATGAACTGCACGCCCTGCTGAACCGTCTGGTGGGTTATCTGCACAGTTCGTCCTGGGAGACGCGGATAGCAGCGGCCCAAACAGTCGAGGCCATACTGAAGCAAGTACCACCGTGGCAGCCGGAACTGCAGGTGGTGCCCAAGAAGGAGCGAACCAGCAGTGATGCTCCCACGGCGGCAGCTGTCGCGGAAGAGGACAGTTGCCAGTCAAGTGGTTCCAACTCCACAACCGCCAGCGAGCGACTACTTAGCTTCGACGAGTTCGATCTGCAGCAGATCCTGCACAAGGGCGCCCGTCTCATCGGCTCCGAGGGCAACGAGTTCGATGTGCAGGAGGAGCAACCTGCCAGTGGCGGCGGCGATGAGGAGAGAAGTCTCGCCAGTCGCCTGAGTCGCCAGCGTGCGGCGCTTAACGACAAACTGGGTCTGACGACGGCTGCCAAGCTGGGCGTAAATCTTACCGACATGATCACAGACGAGGACGTGGCGATCGCCAGGAGCGGGAGCAGCTACAATGTGAACGCCGAGAAGCTACCCGTGGAGCATATACTCAACATTAAGCCAGCGGCGAACGGTTCTGCGCAGGCTCCGCTGAGCTGCCGTGAGATGAACCGGGCTAAACGCAAAGCCCGCCAAAACACATCAGCCTCGGCAACCGTAGTTACACCCACTTGCAGCCGGCGGAACTCCAACAGCAACCACAGTACTGGGAGCAACCATAGCAACAATGGCACTACGTCGCTATCTGCACTGGACGAGCCGGAAAAAAAGAAGCTAAAGGCAACGGAGCGACAGGAAATCTTCTACAGTTTAAATGGTGAGTAAGCAAAAGGAAAACGAAACTAAGTTCGATCAAATTTGCTATATTTCTCTTCATATTCTATTCCTTAAACAATTTAGTTAAAATTGTAAATACTATAACTATATgattaaatttataaagtaTCTATACTTAGATTCTTATTATCACGGGGCAATgcttacaattaaaaatttccaGAAACTAGATAACAAATTGTTATGAAATGAAGTGCCTATTTATTTTGTATGATTAATTGTGAAATAAGAGCACGACTTGGCCTTGTGATTGTAATAATTTGATATGACCTTATTAAACTAACAtttcttcatttattttacaGCGGCTGTGCCAGATGCCACAGGCACTTGGGTGGACGCCATCTCCTGGCCATTGGAGAATTTTTGCTCCCGCCTTTTCATTGATCTCTTTCACGCCAAATGGGAAGTGCGCCATGGAGCGGCCACAGCACTGAGGGAACTGATCAACCAGCATGCCCAAGGTGCGGGAAAAGCAGTACAACAGAGTCGAGAACAGATGGACGAAGCACACAGTCGCTGGCTAGAGGATGCCGCCCTGCGTCTACTCTGTGTCCTGTGCCTCGATAGATTCGGAGACTTCGTTTCGGATCAGGTTGTGGCACCAGTGCGCGAAACCTGCGCCCAAGTGCTGGGCACCCTGGTGAAGGAGATCCAGGCGTCCAAGGTGCAACGAATCGTAGACATCCTGCTTCAGCTCATCCAGCACAAAAGCGAGTGGGAAGTGCGGCATGGTGGACTACTCGGCCTGAAGTATGTGTTCGTGGTGCGTGAGGAGCTGCTGCCCATCTATCTGCCACAGTCAATCTCAAATATCCTCAGCGGTCTGCTGGACGCAGTGGACGATGTTGGAGCAGTGGCTGCAGCCACCCTGATTCCAGTTTCTTCCTGGCTTCCAAAGCTCTTAAATCCGATTCAAGTCTCCTCCATCGTAAAGATGTTGTGGGACCTACTCTTGGATCAAGACGAGCTCACGTCTGCTTGCAACAGTTTCATGGGACTGCTGGCGGCCATTCTATGCCTGCCAAAAGCCGCCAGCTGGGTGGAGATGGAGCCCATGGCCATTCTGGTGCCGCGCCTGTGGCCCTTTCTTTCGCACAGCACCAGTTCAGTGCGAAGATCCACGCTGAAGACACTAATCACCCTGACCAGTGCGGATAAGGTCAAATCGGAGCCCAAGGGAGAAGATCAGGTCAAGGAGGAACAGGATCAGAAAAAGATGAAACTTAACTTTGGAGTCAGCGACTGGAAGTGGCAATTGCTGCAGCAGGCACTGCGTCACATATATCAGCGCATTCTGGTCGAACCGCAGGCGGATATCCAGGCACTGGCCCGTCAGGTGTGGTCCAATCTCATCGAGCATGCGGATTTGGGTGCCCTACTGCACGCTGCCTGTCCGTACGTGTCCTCCTGGATCTGTCTATCAATGCAGCCACCTAGACTCGCTTTCGATGCGGGAGTGCTGATCAGAGCTAATGGAGAATCGACCGCGGCAGGAAGCACCTCACGGAAACGAACGCCTCGCATGGGAGACGATCTGGGCGGAGCCATCCTAGCACACTCGAATGCCTCGCTGAAGTTATATCTGGGTGGTAGCGAGGCTACGCCATTGGAGCTACGGGAAGCTAACTTTATGCGGGCTCGGATCTCCTCATCTCGGGCACTGGGAGCCCTCTCTCATTACCTGGTGCAGCCAGCCCCGGGAGTGGTGTACACCCCACAAACAGAGAGCCCCACGGATTGCTATACAAAAGTGCTGTTGGGTCATCTCAACGCCCACTCCGCTGTCCAGCGAATTGTGTGTGGACTGATCATTGCTTTTTGGGCTCTGGAAGATGAGCCAGTGCGTCCGGGACCGCCCAATCTGCAGGAAAAGTTACACCAGTGTGTCAGCGAGTACGTCTACTACGATGAGGTGGCCATCTCGCTGACCCGACTGCTGCAAGAGGCACAAGACTTCATCGCTACGCTAAAGCAGAACAAGATCCCAATCGACGACTTTAACAACGCCAAGATCCTCACCCTGGATCAAATCAAGGCGGTGGCCACGACGTTAAGCGAAAATCTGCGCCTTTATCCCCTTAAGCCAAAGCTGTTGGACATGCTGGAGGAGCGGCGGCGCAGTCTTCAGGCCTCCTACCAGCAGACAACCAGTGAGCAAAGCGCCTACCATGTCAGTGCGCAGGCAGCCCTCGCCGGCGCCATCTGTGCTCTGCACTGCCTGCCTGAAAAGCTGAATCCGGTGGTGAAGCCTTTGATGGAGTCTATTAAGCGGGAGCAGTGTCTCCAGCTGCAGCAGCTATCTGCCGAGTTCCTGGTCCACCTCATGGATCAGGTCTGTGATAGAAACCCTAGTCCAAATAGCAAGATCCTGAACAATCTCTGTACACTGCTGCGAAGCGATGCCGAGTACACACCTAAACTGGTGAGTTAGATATTACTTTATACTGCTAGCACTTTCTAATTATTTATTCAAATCTCTTGAAGGTAATGCCATCTCAGACCCTCAAGCAAACGCCTCCCTCACCCGGGGTAACAAACAGTTGTCTTTACTACGGTATTCTGACACTGGCACTTCAACAGGCAGTGGCAAACACTAACAGTCGATCCGGGGGAGGAGTGGGAGGTGGAGCCACAACTCCAACTACTACTACCGCTAGCCGTGGCCCTGGACGACCGCCCGCTGGCGAGATATTGGCCGCAACAGCCGTCGCTAATCACGTGGAAGTGAAAGCACAGCAAGCGAAAGAGGCGGAAGCAAAGCAATGCCGCATACAGCGCCTGGGAGCGGCCTGTGCCATAGAGAAGCTGTGCAAGATTTTCGGAGAGCACATTGTGGAGAAGGTGGCTGTTTTCCAACAGCTGATGTTTGGCAAGGTGGAGCAGTTTGTAAAGCAAGCCTACGATTGGCGACTGCCCAGCATCCTGCCAGACTTGGGAGTGTGCAATGAGCTCATCACCTCGCTGCAGCTTATCGAGACAGCAGCCCCTCATCTTCATACTGCACTGCATCCTCAGATGTTCGCCCTGCTGCAACCACTTGGGTTCATAGTTTGTCATCCTCTAAAGGCAGTGCGTCACATGGCCGCTCGCTGCATTGCTGTGTTGGCCGAGATCGATGCTTGTCAGACTATGCAGTTTGTGGTGCACGATCTGCTGCCGCTGCTTGGAAAAATTGAGCAGCTTATAGAGCGACAGGGAGCAGTGGAGGCTATTGAGCGGGTGGTCAGCCGACTGCAAATAAAAGTAGTGCCCTACATcgtgctgctggtggtgccTCTTCTCGGAGCAATGAGCGATCCCGATGAATCAGTGCGATTGCTCTCCACACACTGCTTTG is from Drosophila suzukii chromosome 3, CBGP_Dsuzu_IsoJpt1.0, whole genome shotgun sequence and encodes:
- the Hel89B gene encoding TATA-binding protein-associated factor 172 codes for the protein MTSRLDRLFILLETGSTAATRQAAAKQIGEVQKLYPHELHALLNRLVGYLHSSSWETRIAAAQTVEAILKQVPPWQPELQVVPKKERTSSDAPTAAAVAEEDSCQSSGSNSTTASERLLSFDEFDLQQILHKGARLIGSEGNEFDVQEEQPASGGGDEERSLASRLSRQRAALNDKLGLTTAAKLGVNLTDMITDEDVAIARSGSSYNVNAEKLPVEHILNIKPAANGSAQAPLSCREMNRAKRKARQNTSASATVVTPTCSRRNSNSNHSTGSNHSNNGTTSLSALDEPEKKKLKATERQEIFYSLNAAVPDATGTWVDAISWPLENFCSRLFIDLFHAKWEVRHGAATALRELINQHAQGAGKAVQQSREQMDEAHSRWLEDAALRLLCVLCLDRFGDFVSDQVVAPVRETCAQVLGTLVKEIQASKVQRIVDILLQLIQHKSEWEVRHGGLLGLKYVFVVREELLPIYLPQSISNILSGLLDAVDDVGAVAAATLIPVSSWLPKLLNPIQVSSIVKMLWDLLLDQDELTSACNSFMGLLAAILCLPKAASWVEMEPMAILVPRLWPFLSHSTSSVRRSTLKTLITLTSADKVKSEPKGEDQVKEEQDQKKMKLNFGVSDWKWQLLQQALRHIYQRILVEPQADIQALARQVWSNLIEHADLGALLHAACPYVSSWICLSMQPPRLAFDAGVLIRANGESTAAGSTSRKRTPRMGDDLGGAILAHSNASLKLYLGGSEATPLELREANFMRARISSSRALGALSHYLVQPAPGVVYTPQTESPTDCYTKVLLGHLNAHSAVQRIVCGLIIAFWALEDEPVRPGPPNLQEKLHQCVSEYVYYDEVAISLTRLLQEAQDFIATLKQNKIPIDDFNNAKILTLDQIKAVATTLSENLRLYPLKPKLLDMLEERRRSLQASYQQTTSEQSAYHVSAQAALAGAICALHCLPEKLNPVVKPLMESIKREQCLQLQQLSAEFLVHLMDQVCDRNPSPNSKILNNLCTLLRSDAEYTPKLVMPSQTLKQTPPSPGVTNSCLYYGILTLALQQAVANTNSRSGGGVGGGATTPTTTTASRGPGRPPAGEILAATAVANHVEVKAQQAKEAEAKQCRIQRLGAACAIEKLCKIFGEHIVEKVAVFQQLMFGKVEQFVKQAYDWRLPSILPDLGVCNELITSLQLIETAAPHLHTALHPQMFALLQPLGFIVCHPLKAVRHMAARCIAVLAEIDACQTMQFVVHDLLPLLGKIEQLIERQGAVEAIERVVSRLQIKVVPYIVLLVVPLLGAMSDPDESVRLLSTHCFANLVQLMPLDGKAEQLKSEPLQARKTRDREFLDYLFNPKSIPNYQVPVPISVELRCYQQAGINWLWFLNKYNLHGILCDDMGLGKTLQTICILAGDHMHRQAANLANLPSLVICPPTLTGHWVYEVDKFLDKGSVLRPLHYYGFPVGREKLRSEIGTSCNLVVASYDTVRKDIDFFSGIHFNYCVLDEGHIIKNGKTKSSKAIKRLKANHRLILSGTPIQNNVLELWSLFDFLMPGFLGTEKQFVQRFSRPILASRDAKSSAKEQEAGVLAMEALHRQVLPFLLRRVKEDVLKDLPPKITQDLLCELSPLQLRLYEDFSNKHLKDCLEKLDVSSSAAAMVTENLSATKTHIFQALRYLQNVCNHPKLVLRQSEELTQVASQLALSNSSLDDIEHSAKLPALKQLLLDCGIGVQTESVSQHRALIFCQLKAMLDIVEHDLLRRHLPSVTYLRLDGSVPASQRQDIVNNFNSDPSIDVLLLTTLVGGLGLNLTGADTVIFVEHDWNPMKDLQAMDRAHRIGQKKVVNVYRLITRNSLEEKIMGLQKFKILTANTVVSAENASLQTMGTSQIFDLFNGGKDQGTVSGSAAAAGSGGMSMNTIIETLPELWSEHQYEEEYDLGNFVQALKK